The following coding sequences lie in one Arachis hypogaea cultivar Tifrunner chromosome 9, arahy.Tifrunner.gnm2.J5K5, whole genome shotgun sequence genomic window:
- the LOC112710691 gene encoding protein FATTY ACID EXPORT 1, chloroplastic, protein MTSATAMAATVSHIHPQLSCSASLHSHRTLLRRFHLPSPSVRSKLSVVMCLERHGTDIAGSDTKTTLSYATDAKENHDTEKISSGETATEGISQQKGTAKIHDFCLGIPFGGFVLTGGIIGFLFSRSTATLTSGVIFGGALLFFSTLSLKVWRKGKSSLPFILAQAALAGILIWKNFQSYSLPKKIFPTGFSAILSSAMLCFYLYVLISGGNPPPKKLKPSASVA, encoded by the exons ATGACATCAGCTACGGCTATGGCTGCTACTGTCTCTCACATTCACCCTCAGCTCTCTTGCTCCGCCTCCCTTCACTCTCACCGCACACTGCTTCGACGTTTCCACCTTCCATCTCCTTCCGTTCGCTCCAAG TTATCAGTTGTTATGTGTCTGGAGAGGCATGGCACAGATATTGCCGGTTCTGATACCAAAACTACACTAAGTTATGCAACTGATGCAAAAGAAAACCATGATACTGAAAAGATAAGCTCCGGAGAGACAGCAACAGAGGGCATCAGTCAACAGAAAGGGACTGCGAAAATTCACGATTTTTGTTTAGGCATTCCCTTTG gTGGATTTGTTCTAACTGGAGGGATTATTGGATTCCTGTTTTCACGGAGTACTGCAACACTCACCAGTGGTGTGATCTTTGGCGGTGCTTTACTATTTTTTAGCACCCTCAGCTTGAAGGTCTGGAGGAAAGGAAAATCAAGTTTACCATTTATTCTAGCACAAGCAG CATTGGCAGGGATCCTTATCTGGAAGAACTTTCAGAGCTACTCATTG CCAAAGAAAATATTTCCAACTGGCTTCAGTGCTATTTTAAG TTCTGCAATGCTCTGTTTTTATTTGTATGTGCTTATCTCTGGAGGAAACCCACCGCCTAAGAAATTGAAGCCATCTGCCAGCGTTGCATGA